The genomic stretch GCCCGCGCCTTCGCGCCTGGCCCGCCCGAGTGTTCCTGGACCGTTTCCGCCGGCCCCGCGTGGCGCGCTACTTCACCAGTCGAATGTTGACCGGGTACTTGTAGAGCTGACCCTCGTTCGCCTTCAGGCCCGCGATGATGGCGAAGACGATGGCGACGATGCCGACGATGGGCAGCAGGACGGCGCCAATGCCGATGCAAACGGTGATGGCGCTGACGAAGGCCGCGATGAACATCGTGATCTGGAAGTTCAGCGACTCCACGGCGT from Myxococcus xanthus encodes the following:
- a CDS encoding DUF4870 domain-containing protein → MGSFVSGTPMPTQDEKTMGLLAHMGTILANFVGLGFAVPLVLMLTKGKESSFVRAHAVESLNFQITMFIAAFVSAITVCIGIGAVLLPIVGIVAIVFAIIAGLKANEGQLYKYPVNIRLVK